The genomic stretch AAACAATTTAAACTATTTAAAACTGTAGGAAACAATTCAAAACTATTTGAAACTGTAGCAAACTATTTGAAACTATTTAAAACTGtagcaaaaaattgaaaactatcTAAGACTttagcaaacaatttgaaactattTGAAACTGTAGAAAACTATTTGAAACTGtagcaaacaatttaaattatttaaaactgtaggaaacaattcaaaactatttgaaactgtagcaaactatttgaaactatttaaaactgtagcaaaaaattgaaaactatcTAAGACtgtagcaaacaatttgaaactatttgaaactgtagcaaactatttgaaactgtagcaaacaatttgaaactatttgaaactgtagcaaactatttgaaactgtagcaaacaatttgaaactatttgaaactgtagcaaactatttgaaactgtagcaaacaatttaaactatttaaaactgtagaaaacaattaaaaactatttgaaactgtagcaaactatttgaaactatttaaaactgtaacaaacaatttgaaactatttaaaactgtagaaaacaattcaaaactatttgaaactgtagcaaactatttgaaactatttaaaactgtagcaaacaatttgaaactatttaaaactgtagcaaaaaattgaaaactatctaaaactgtagcaaacaatttgaaactattTGAAACTCTAGCAAACTATTTGAAACtgtagcaaacaatttgaaactgtagCAAACAAGTTGAAACTATTTGAAACtgtagcaaacaatttgaaactgtagcaaacaatttgaaactatttaaaactgcagcaaacaatttgaaactatttaaaactgtagcaaacaatttgaaactatttgagactgtagcaaacaatttgaaactatttaaaattttagcaaaaaattgaaaactatcTAAATCtgtagcaaacaatttgaaactattTGAAACTGTAGCAAACTATTTAAAACTGTAGCAAACAACTTGAAACTATTTGAAACTGTAGCAAACTATTTGAAATTGTAGCAAACTATTTGaaactatttaaaaatgaagCAAACAAACCAAGTCCATCTATTACCTTTCACTCGAATGGGTTCCACGGTTTTAACTtattataaaattataaaattattagTGATTATAATGGAACACGAAATGTCATATAATTAAGAGTTCagcaaacaaaaatatgttttcctaATACAGCGGCGAATTTGCTCaataatatcaataattatcaataatatttcagtacttagaatttttgtttcaaagtttCGTGGGAAGTCCGAGGAAACTTGACCTTAACCTGTAACAGATGGCAATATTGACCAATGACcaatattattatcgggtctattacgtccatcgatcaaaatatttttgtacttcaattttgttcaaatgcATTTTAATTCATAGAgaacttgtcattatttttgtcaaataatGTCACTATTTCGTGACGTTATTACGGATGATGATGAAGCCGatacagatgaatagccgtatgtgacaggttaaacatgtaatataataatataattCGCTATCGCCTCTGGTTGATAGCTTTCGTAAAGTTTCATTTGGGTACATGTTAAGAATAGGACTACAAAGATATTGTAAGATTGTGGGTTCCTGGCGGGTCTGTCACATAGATACTGGAATGACCGGGCGTGTGTGAAGATGGCTTAAAGTGGTTTTAgtagttcatttcatttcattaattttcatttaaaaaaatctttaacaaTGATCCGCTTAGCTCCAGTTTCTatacaattctaaggagctacatTCCAGATACAAAGGTGCAAGattattatataaatttaaaCGTTTCAACGTTTAATAATAGGGAACTGTTTAATTAGTAATTAATTAACTGCAAACAGTATAGAGGTGTTTGTTACTGTTCCGAATATGGAACTGTTTCTTACTATTCGGATCAGTattaaattgtttgtaaatgtTCTTAAGCGTAAAGAACAATTCCAAACTCTTTCGAACAGTACTATTACCAACAGTATTGAACAGTTTCATACTGTTTAGAACAGTAGCAAACAATTCCATATTGCATGGAAAGTAACAAACTGTTCAATACTGTTGGTAATAGTACGGAATTTTCTTTATAGTTTGTTACTGTTCGCAACAGTTCGTGGGTTCTTGGCAACATGcactttattattatttcgtatGGTACAGTAAgaacatttcatttcgttttcatcTTTGTCACAAACAATTATTTCGGAAAGaagtaataaaaattagacaaaattattttgctcTCCACGTCAAAGAAAAACCGATAGTAGGTCAAACACGTTAGGTCACTGCACCCGGGGCCAGTTCATGTAGTGCGTTCAGACCATTGGTGAATTTTCTCGATGGTCATTCAATGaacttttaacgaaaaattggtGCACGAGAGGGTCCCGAACTGTATCGGCTTCATCATCATCCGTAAAAACGTCACGAAATAGTGACATTATTTGAACCGTGTCATTTGAATAATGCCCATATAACAATAGCATATCCGTTAACATTTTCGCTAGCAGGCCTGTATTTCAAATCTAACCTAAACATAGCTATTGTGGATTCATTCGTTAAGTTGCGTCTATCCCAAAACTAAATATCAATTATCCCTCAacattcaaaaagaaaattttcatttcaccgCCCGGTAAGTTGCATACTTCCACGACAATTTTCGGTCTTTTTTGCTGGAAATTAACtggaaattttcgattttttaagtgttaataatttaaattataatcGCGATAACTTAGCTCTACTGAATTTACACACGTCAGTCATATACTTTTGTGAAGTTTTATaatccatttttcatttatttcttgtgtttatttacaaaaatgaaacgagCTTTGCAAGAACCATCGAAACtagagtttttgtttatatgcCCTGAAGCCAAAAAGCTTAAAGCGAATGAGCAAAGCGTTTCTAATGTATGTTTAAACTTTTTACGTGCTTCGGTCGACGGTCGAAATGTACTTATTAACCGACAAAGCCGGATTAACAATTCCAGCGACCTGGGCTGATGACATTAACTAGGAAGTAAATGATCACGAGTGGACagagcgaaattttttttaaattatcttTTGTCAAAACGTTCTGTTGCTCACTTCTCAGCGCCCTTAACTACTCTAGCGCCCTGGGCTTAGCCCACTTAGCCCATGGGTTATCCAGCCCTGATAACTGACCTTTCCAATGATTGGCTAATTATTTACCTATACCAATGTATCATTTTATCACAGtgtaaacgattttttgttctatttagaGCATGGCAAACCACATTCGACCAGTATCTAATATGACTTTTTCAAAGTCGAATAATCTACCGGTTGCAAATCCAAATCCGAAGCcaaatgcaaatgaaaatcCCAATTCCAATACAAACCCCAAAAAGCATTATCTTCGTCCGAAGAAAATTGATCGCATGTCAAACAGGGCAATTGAggaaattattaaaaagaaTGAAAGGCTTGAGGAAGAAAATACGATGCTAAAGAATGAAGTCAACATGTAATATGAAATTTCTTCAACCCTGAAACATATAGGTGACTAAAtgacaatgtttttttagTCTAAAAGCTGGGGTGAATGGCAGGATGCTTTTGCccgaagatttttttgttactgaCACGGCAGTGCAAGTGTGCATGGACAATTTCGTAAACAAAGTTTCGATTGACACTGGAACTCAGACTATGGTCGACGATGCAGTTTCGGGGACCGACATGGGAGTTCAAGTGTCAATGGACAACTTTGTTAAGAAAACGATGCACGTTTTGGTTGACACTGGAACACAGACACAGACTATGGTCGACAATACGGTTTCAGAGACTGACATGGAAGCGGAAGTGTCTTTGGAAAATGAAGCAAGCAAAGCGGTGCACGTTTCGATTGACAGTGAAACAGAAACTGTGTTCGCTGATGCACAAAATGTCGTTTGGGTCAAAGATGCGGCGGTCCAGGCTATGATAAGCGTTTCAGACATAGGGACAATGACTATTGCCGAGCATGAAGTTAGGGAGACAGGTCACGCGGTTGAGGTCAACCAGGCTGCAGCTAAAGTAgataacaatattttattggacCTACTGCCATGGCTTCAAGTCGTTCGTGAAAAGGACGACTTCTTTAATTTAGAAAGGCAGCTCATTTTCGATGAAACGCTGCAGGATGATCTGGTAAATATactgagggatttttttgaaagtggaccaggctccgtcggagttATTTTTTAGCGACTCTTTGTTtacatgcccagatagcccttggtttctttttaatattcttttattggcTAGGGAACTTccaccaaaagtcgaaaaagggtgttttttgtacgtgatttactgccgctacaggCTATGTGTGGGGGTtcattggataggtattgtccaGGAGACACGGGGCATGCAAAAACATCTTACATGTTGTGCACCATTCttcgaaaatgacaaaaatactGTTTCAGTCAAaggttgaaaattttgatgaacttcaaaaggtgatatcTAGCACCTGGcgaatgtttatttttagattAGTGGATGCCCTGATAGAAACTTAACCTAGCTTTACAATGATACCTCACTTGCTATAGAAGTGACAGGTTCAGGATACTTTGTGAATAGTGTTCACGGGCCTGACACTATTCAAgatattattcattttttaaatctaacCATAAACATTCGCAAGGTGCGAGATATCACcttttgaaattcatcaaaatttacatcctttgactgacacaatattttcgttattttcgaacaacgGTACAGGACATGTAAGATATCTGTGCTTGCCCCGTATCTCcatgacaatacctatccaatgaGCCCACACACATGTCCATAGCCTGAAGCGGAGCGGCAGTAcatcacgtataaaaaacaccctttttcgacttttggtggAAGTTCCCTAgtcaaaaaaagaatattaaaatgaaacgcctggtccactttcaaaaaaatccgtctctatttcaatacaattttcgttttgaagtATCTCGGTTAGAAGCCAGAAATGAGCCTGATCTTTTCTTTATAAAGATTTCCACAGCAGCAGTTGCAATAAAGTCACCAGacgaaaccaattttttaaaatgtttactcGCCAGAGTTTTTAgtccagatttttttgttaacacCCTTGCATTCAACGCCCGAGGAAAGAAGGTTCAATTCAAGGGTACCATTACCTTGCGTTGTTTCGCAGGTGAGAATACTTTAAAATGAGCCTGAGACGAGCTAACCAAATTTTCCGCTAGTGGCGATGatgagaaaattcgaaaaggaaaagaaacaaaaggaaaagaaacaggaagaagaagaggaaacgatcgagaaattcaaaaacaaaattcaggcCTTTGTGACCGATTTTAAGGTATTGGTAAAACGTAATCCAAATAACTGGCCCCAATAAATGCCGATTGGGTCggatcaattaatttttgccTGTTGTCACTGTAAATTTTCCGATATGATTTgagaataaaatcaaaactagTTAAACCGCATTTACTACTTGGCTAAAATAACTATCCGTATCCGATCTTATCTAATATAACTCACCCACAACCGATTCGTCAGGAACTACAAGATTATTACTCCAATTcacatttaaaagaaaaatttacgtTAGCGCGACTCTtttcttaaacaaattttagacAGTCACGGCGCAGTTCtttcaacaaattcaattcaaagcaGAGGTGAATATGTTTGAATTGATTTCCTGGACTAAAAATCAATTCGAATATAATTTGATTGtagatcaaaataataaattattgtgaGTGATTTTCGTATTCGCgcaaatgagattttttttgaatttttcgtttttatttgaattgaattattatttataatgtAAAGTTGTCTATATAACACCTTAACTGAGGCGTTAGCCTTTGAAATTTTCCAGCCGATCAAAAGAAACTTCTTGCGGCGCAAGAACGATCCTTAATAGATCTTAGGGAAAAAAAGGTCATTCGGCAAAAAGGGTCGTTATAGGGAAAGGACAAGGTCGAATGAATGTCACAAACCAGGTATTAGCGAccgaaataacttttttttattttatctaaatttcaatgaactAATTAATCGACTTGAAACTAAAGCTAGCTCTCTTAACCTACTTGGCAACCTTAATCTAAATTTGCATTCCTTAAACTATAATTGGCAACCTTAACCTAAATTTGCATTCTTAAAACTATTGCGGCCGAATGTTTCACTTTTCACTTCAAAGATTTAATGcgcattaaataaataatagatAACGTTGGGTACCTTTGAGATGTGGAATTGATGTAGCCAACGGGCAACCACGTGTGGGCAGGGGCAGGCAGATAATCGGGTCCATGCGGTTAACTCAAATTAATCAGGAACTCACAGTTGTCTTTATGGGAATTGAATTCAGGGAAAACACTTTCATATGGAAATGCTCTCGGATTTAATCACTTTCGCCAaagaacgaaataaaaaaaaatgatggcGTCACAGTCCTTTTTCATCACACTTcttcatcaaaaataaattcgtcCGTACATTAGAATTGTCCGAAATAATTAGTCTTGAAGAGTATCGATCACTACTGGATTACAAAGACACTTTTTCTTTTGCACTTTCTATACGTTAAAAAGCCGATGGCCGACGATTTACTTTCGTTATGCAATATCGCTTAGTCTAACTAGAATTAATTGTAAAGCAACACGTCTGTCCTTTCGAACGGATAGCTTAAGACTGATTTTGAAACCGATTAGGACGATCATACGTTCGAGCCCATTCGTCTCCAAAAACCGGAACTGCGATTATTGATCCCTTAACGTTAACAATTATGAAACGTCGGTCATGAAATCAACAATCGGTGTGTCCCAATTAATTAAACACCTCACGCGCCAatatttaaactaaatttttgttacaatattCCTCTTACGATCTATGGTCTTACGTATGGTcgctaaaatttatttattttattttctttcttttatatttgtattcgtattttctttcattttttcttaagGAGAAAGCGTTCTCTTCACGCACTAAAACTCCTTGAAATCGTTATAAACGTTCACTTAGGACTAAACTTATTTACTAACGAACTGCCACTAGTGCAGTGCTATTTCTCCTAATTTACGATCGCTAATCCCGTAcgataaattaattacattCAATCGAAGGGGAAGAGAAAAGAGAATCTTAGAATGCGACGAAGTAATGTCGTCACATTATAATCCCCTAGACCTGAGCTAGGAAATTCGGATAATAAATTCGGAATTCCTATCGCTATGCGATTTTTACTACTGTTAGACTCTTTATACCTCATAGAAAATTATGGAATATGTTCAtgttaaagttaactttgGGCTATTGCTGGTATAAATGTTCGTGCCAATTCCACGTCATAGAATTCCTAGTTGAAAACTTTCATACTAATGACGTCCATACGTCATTTCAAATATCGTGACCTCGATGTTACAACATAACAGGGTACAccttctgggcgataatttgaAGTGTAACGCTTTTCACAATTCTTCTCTTAGACTCATGTCGAGTGAAATACGGATCAATTATTCTTGTCGACATGGATCTAGTTGAATTCTGACTCTTTGCCATATTAGAAAAAAATCTCCGTCAAATAGTCAAATGTATATCTCGGATTAAATTAATGCGGATAAGACTGAAGGCAAAATAGACGGATATATCAGGTTATACCTGTTCGGATCATTGGCactctatatatatatatattttttttacgcCGTAGCAATTCTCAACTAAAAACATTGcgtggaagaaaaaaaaaaataaaataaaataaaattaatagaaaTTCTAACTGAATAGGATTCCGTTGGTTTCGTGCGGTTCGGACTGTTTTAAATTGCGTTGCTGAATCATGACTCCTGCGTGCGCTACTTTCGAACAAGTGACGAACGTCTACTCAACATCACCAATTACAAGACTTCTATGGCATCTTTGAGATGCGATGAAACCATATTAATCATGATATCGAATTTCGATTCTGTCTTCCTAGTCATAGACTCTCATTGTTCATAGATCGCCGATTTGATCGATCATTTTATGCTAAGCTCAGCTACCCATGAGCTTTTGCAGAAAATGACATCGACTAGGCTATGCACAATGCTCACATGACGAGGCTATTTACCAATTATTCATTTCGGATCAATTAACCTTACGCATAGCTAATGAACGTCATCCACATCTACGGACCATTAGGGCGAACCTGGTGAGAATAATTTTCGGTTCATCGTTATGCTACACAGGaaatcaagacaaaaaatctaaattttgaCCCTTCATGATTCGAACCTTCTATAAGCGGCACCTTAAAAGTTACATAATCACCGTCTCAGACGTATGGTACAACGCATTCAGAAGCATaaggcaataaaaaaaaatggaaggaACGATGAAATGTATTGTGGAAAGCTAAATTTCGTTGTTAACGTCGTTAACATGACAAATGTTaaagaaaatgcgaaaattaTCCTATTGAATACTAACTTAATCaagtgaattaaattcttatcCTAACTAAATACGTTaataacagaaaaactaaaaaaatgcTTATATCTATCTTAAACTAATGGCATTGGGGATTATCGCGGTTTGAGCGGTTTATTATTCCCTAAAGTCGGATTCCCGCCATGAAAGAAACCTGCATAGCTAATCGTTAGGGTGGTAACAAATTCACCCTGTTCGTCTGTTATTTGACTCCGGGgaagtcaaataaatcaatcaCATCTCGCGGCATAAAGAGATAGAGTAAAACGGGATGTGATTGATAATAGAGGCGAATAAAATGATTATTGATTCTTAGGATTCGGCGGGATCGGCCTAGGACGTAAATCCTGGATATGAAATTTGCCGATCTCCTTACCCGTCGCATTGGAGACGATGTAAGCCAGATTAGAGATAACGTTGGAGATAGTACCGGGTAAATAAATGGGGGCCAACTTTTTCATGAAGGATTTTCCAGCGTCCGATTGGACGAAATTACGGTAATAGACTGGATCTCCAATCTTGAAAGAAGCCTGCGAACGGGACTTATCATAATATCGTTTGTTCCTGTCATATGAAGACTTCATTCGTTTCAATATATCTCCCGAAATTTCTTTAAACTTTTCTAAGAACATAGTACGTTCCTCTATTGGATTCTCACTCGGGGAATCATGAGAGAAGAGAG from Bradysia coprophila strain Holo2 unplaced genomic scaffold, BU_Bcop_v1 contig_248, whole genome shotgun sequence encodes the following:
- the LOC119078327 gene encoding uncharacterized protein LOC119078327, with the protein product MANHIRPVSNMTFSKSNNLPVANPNPKPNANENPNSNTNPKKHYLRPKKIDRMSNRAIEEIIKKNERLEEENTMLKNEVNILKAGVNGRMLLPEDFFVTDTAVQVCMDNFVNKVSIDTGTQTMVDDAVSGTDMGVQVSMDNFVKKTMHVLVDTGTQTQTMVDNTVSETDMEAEVSLENEASKAVHVSIDSETETVFADAQNVVWVKDAAVQAMISVSDIGTMTIAEHEVRETGHAVEVNQAAAKVDNNILLDLLPWLQVVREKDDFFNLERQLIFDETLQDDLISTAAVAIKSPDETNFLKCLLARVFSPDFFVNTLAFNARGKKVQFKGTITLRCFAVAMMRKFEKEKKQKEKKQEEEEETIEKFKNKIQAFVTDFKVLVKRNPNNWPQ